In Alphaproteobacteria bacterium, one genomic interval encodes:
- a CDS encoding ABC transporter permease: MSVFLAKRFVTFIATLLGATVLTFLALEILPGDPASVILGIDAPQSAVDALRAKFGLDRPLLERYFAWLGDIVTLRFGTSYTYSTSVIELVQARLAITFPLAILSMLLSAVVAFALGVYAASRHNKPGDLTVMGISQLGISVPNFWLALLLILLFAVNLRWFSAGGFPGWENGLWPAFKALILPAIALATVQGAILARFTRSAVLETMREDYVRTARAKGLTRRATLWRHVLRNAMIPVITIMGLQFANLLAGTIIVEEVFAMPGLGRLILQAISNRDLVVVRDVVLMLAAFVVFINFVVDILYAVIDPRLKPHDV; encoded by the coding sequence ATGAGCGTCTTCCTTGCCAAACGGTTCGTCACCTTTATCGCCACCTTGCTCGGGGCGACGGTGCTGACCTTCCTTGCCCTGGAAATCCTGCCAGGCGACCCCGCGTCGGTGATCCTCGGCATCGACGCGCCGCAAAGCGCGGTCGATGCGTTACGCGCAAAGTTCGGCCTCGACCGGCCCCTTCTCGAACGCTATTTCGCCTGGCTCGGCGACATCGTCACCTTGCGGTTCGGCACCAGCTATACCTATTCCACGTCGGTGATCGAACTGGTCCAAGCACGCTTGGCGATTACCTTTCCGCTCGCGATCCTCTCGATGCTGCTGTCGGCGGTGGTGGCCTTTGCGCTGGGAGTCTACGCTGCGTCGCGCCACAACAAACCGGGCGACCTGACCGTCATGGGGATCAGCCAGCTCGGCATTTCGGTGCCGAACTTTTGGCTGGCACTCCTGTTGATCCTGTTGTTCGCGGTCAACTTGCGCTGGTTTTCGGCAGGCGGCTTTCCGGGCTGGGAAAACGGCCTATGGCCCGCGTTCAAGGCGTTGATCCTACCGGCGATCGCGCTGGCCACGGTCCAAGGCGCGATCCTCGCGCGCTTCACCCGCTCGGCCGTGCTCGAAACGATGCGCGAAGACTACGTGCGCACCGCCCGGGCCAAGGGATTGACCCGGCGCGCGACCCTGTGGCGACACGTGTTACGCAACGCCATGATCCCCGTCATCACCATCATGGGCCTTCAGTTCGCCAACCTGCTCGCCGGCACCATCATTGTCGAAGAGGTCTTCGCGATGCCCGGCCTCGGCCGGCTCATCCTACAGGCGATCAGCAACCGCGACCTCGTGGTCGTGCGCGACGTGGTCTTGATGCTCGCGGCCTTCGTCGTGTTCATCAACTTCGTGGTCGACATCCTCTATGCCGTGATCGACCCTCGGCTCAAGCCGCACGACGTGTAG
- a CDS encoding SUF system Fe-S cluster assembly protein has protein sequence MTDNAASLVDPNDPARFTGAAPADDGPSQDDIVRALKTVFDPEIPVDIYELGLIYDVEIENRHAHIKMTLTAPGCPVAGTMPRMVELAMMTVEGVDDAEAELVWDPPWTPARMSEVARLELGMD, from the coding sequence ATGACCGACAACGCTGCATCTCTGGTAGACCCTAACGACCCCGCCCGGTTCACCGGCGCGGCCCCGGCCGACGACGGTCCCAGCCAGGACGACATCGTGCGCGCCCTAAAGACTGTGTTCGATCCGGAAATACCCGTCGATATTTACGAGCTCGGCCTGATCTACGACGTCGAAATTGAAAACCGTCACGCCCACATCAAAATGACGCTCACCGCCCCGGGATGCCCGGTCGCCGGCACGATGCCGCGCATGGTCGAGCTCGCCATGATGACGGTGGAGGGTGTCGACGACGCCGAGGCCGAACTGGTATGGGATCCGCCGTGGACGCCGGCGCGCATGTCCGAGGTGGCACGGCTTGAACTCGGGATGGACTAA
- the sufC gene encoding Fe-S cluster assembly ATPase SufC has translation MLKIENLHAAVDGKDVLKGINLTINAGEVHAVMGPNGSGKSTLSYVLAGRDGYKVTQGSVVYQGKDLIAMAPEIRAREGVFLAFQYPVEIPGVAGTTFLKTAYNAIRKHRGENELDAMQFLKLIREKQKQLGMTDEMVRRAVNVGFSGGEKKRYEMLQMAMLEPSLAILDETDSGLDIDALKTVAEGINALRDPGRAMLMITHYQRLLDYVVPDFVHVLAGGKIVRSGDKSLALDLEKEGYAVLGTEAA, from the coding sequence ATGCTTAAGATCGAAAACCTACACGCCGCCGTCGACGGCAAAGACGTTCTCAAGGGGATCAACCTCACCATCAATGCCGGCGAGGTGCACGCTGTCATGGGCCCCAACGGCTCGGGCAAAAGCACGCTGTCGTATGTGCTTGCGGGTCGAGACGGGTACAAGGTCACACAAGGGTCGGTCGTCTACCAAGGCAAGGACCTGATCGCCATGGCGCCGGAGATTCGCGCCCGCGAGGGCGTATTCCTGGCGTTCCAGTACCCGGTCGAAATCCCCGGCGTCGCCGGCACCACGTTTCTGAAGACCGCTTACAACGCGATTCGTAAACATCGCGGCGAAAACGAACTCGACGCCATGCAATTCCTCAAACTGATCCGCGAAAAGCAAAAGCAACTAGGCATGACCGACGAGATGGTCCGCCGCGCAGTCAACGTCGGCTTCTCCGGCGGCGAGAAGAAGCGCTACGAAATGCTACAAATGGCGATGCTTGAGCCGTCCTTGGCGATTCTCGACGAAACCGATTCCGGTCTCGACATCGATGCGCTCAAAACCGTCGCCGAAGGCATCAACGCGCTGCGCGACCCAGGCCGTGCGATGCTGATGATCACTCACTATCAACGCCTGCTCGATTACGTCGTGCCCGACTTCGTCCATGTCTTGGCCGGCGGCAAGATCGTGCGTTCGGGCGACAAGTCGTTGGCGCTTGATCTCGAAAAAGAGGGCTACGCCGTCCTGGGGACCGAAGCCGCATGA
- a CDS encoding histidine phosphatase family protein translates to MARLIAVFMRHAALKQPAGVPGTNLPFPLTAAGEGQASKAAVRLHALADKMVCKIDDDIECSPNQGAWQTAAILAEDLEETTFRGYRAVERAELAGRSLGAAGNLKIAQLDSLIAEDPRFTKAPKNWLTDTGYRPPFAGAETLGAAGERVGGFIRRRVEEMWPHLTGDTLKVFVGDSSALIHGAAYLGALPAKRAPQLSLAPATWALIEFRASGRCTLLSADWRKPQKADGEG, encoded by the coding sequence ATGGCCCGTCTGATTGCCGTCTTCATGCGCCACGCCGCGCTCAAACAGCCCGCCGGCGTGCCCGGCACCAACCTGCCATTCCCACTTACCGCCGCAGGCGAAGGCCAGGCCAGCAAGGCCGCTGTCCGCCTGCACGCGTTGGCCGACAAGATGGTGTGCAAGATCGACGACGACATCGAATGCAGCCCCAACCAGGGCGCGTGGCAGACCGCCGCGATCCTCGCCGAAGACCTCGAGGAAACGACCTTCCGCGGCTACCGCGCGGTGGAGCGCGCCGAACTCGCAGGCCGCAGTCTCGGGGCTGCCGGCAACCTCAAGATCGCACAACTCGACAGCCTCATCGCGGAGGATCCGCGTTTCACCAAGGCGCCCAAGAATTGGCTCACCGACACAGGCTATCGCCCGCCCTTCGCCGGCGCTGAAACCCTCGGCGCCGCGGGCGAGCGGGTCGGCGGCTTCATCCGCCGCCGCGTCGAAGAAATGTGGCCGCACCTGACCGGCGATACCCTCAAGGTCTTCGTCGGCGATAGCAGCGCGTTGATCCACGGCGCCGCCTATCTCGGTGCCCTCCCGGCCAAGCGCGCGCCCCAACTCAGCCTCGCTCCGGCAACCTGGGCCCTCATCGAATTCCGCGCCAGCGGCCGCTGCACTTTGCTATCGGCCGACTGGCGCAAACCGCAAAAGGCCGACGGCGAAGGCTGA
- a CDS encoding DUF1007 family protein, translated as MAVYVVAMSALLSASPAAAHPHVWIDAFVEVLFTEDRITGLRINWTFDPFFTGMATADFDANQDGVLDEKEAEKLAALSAENLKESGFFSNVWLDGDPLSITAVDDFKVRLEDGRLTYAFVIAMPAPVDPAQTSLDVSLYDPTFYVEITPDPIDPLRFVGDRPPCLINVQPDPQRTIYFGLVRPTLMQLLCTGA; from the coding sequence GTGGCGGTATATGTCGTGGCGATGTCCGCGCTTCTCAGCGCGTCCCCCGCCGCGGCGCACCCGCATGTCTGGATCGATGCGTTTGTCGAAGTCCTCTTCACCGAAGACCGGATAACCGGCCTGCGTATCAATTGGACGTTCGATCCCTTTTTCACAGGCATGGCCACGGCAGACTTCGATGCGAATCAGGACGGCGTCCTCGACGAAAAAGAAGCAGAGAAACTAGCCGCGTTGAGTGCCGAAAATCTCAAGGAAAGCGGGTTTTTCAGCAACGTGTGGCTCGACGGCGACCCGCTTTCAATCACCGCCGTCGACGACTTCAAAGTGCGGCTGGAAGACGGGCGCCTGACCTATGCCTTCGTCATCGCCATGCCTGCGCCGGTCGATCCCGCCCAGACCTCGCTCGATGTATCGCTCTACGACCCGACATTTTACGTCGAAATCACGCCGGATCCGATTGACCCGCTCCGTTTTGTGGGCGATCGGCCGCCGTGCCTGATCAATGTGCAGCCCGACCCGCAGCGCACGATTTACTTTGGCCTCGTCCGCCCGACGTTGATGCAACTCCTGTGCACCGGCGCGTGA
- a CDS encoding SUF system Fe-S cluster assembly regulator, with the protein MLRLSRMTDYAVVVLHHMARPPQGNRNTADVALATGLPAPTVSKLLHRLTEVGIVAAERGRYGGYRLDRAPDSIRLSEVLGAFEGELALTDCLDTGGNTCEHENHCAIAGRWNVVSSAIRGVLDNLTLADVLEPAPPPPVAAAPAASLNA; encoded by the coding sequence ATGCTTCGACTAAGCCGCATGACAGATTACGCCGTGGTGGTTTTGCACCACATGGCCCGCCCGCCCCAGGGCAATCGGAACACCGCGGATGTCGCCCTGGCGACCGGCCTGCCAGCACCGACCGTCAGCAAACTTCTCCATCGCCTCACCGAGGTGGGGATCGTCGCGGCGGAACGCGGGCGCTACGGCGGCTACCGGCTGGACCGCGCGCCGGACAGCATCCGCCTTTCCGAGGTGCTGGGTGCGTTCGAAGGCGAGCTTGCCCTAACTGATTGCCTCGACACCGGCGGCAACACCTGTGAACACGAGAACCATTGCGCCATCGCCGGGCGCTGGAACGTAGTGTCCTCGGCGATCCGCGGCGTGCTCGATAACCTCACCTTGGCCGATGTTCTTGAACCGGCCCCGCCGCCCCCGGTCGCCGCCGCGCCGGCCGCCAGCCTCAACGCCTGA
- a CDS encoding iron-sulfur cluster assembly accessory protein, giving the protein MGNAMDVLTMTSTAAGQVRRLLATQDNAKGIRVGVRQMGCSDMSYTMDFAAEEPAGHIRIERDGAQVFVDPEAIPYIQGSELDWVEEKLASRFVFNNPNVVGACGCGESFKVADKS; this is encoded by the coding sequence ATGGGCAATGCTATGGACGTATTGACGATGACCTCGACCGCCGCCGGCCAGGTACGCCGGCTGCTCGCCACCCAAGACAACGCCAAGGGCATCCGTGTCGGCGTTCGCCAAATGGGTTGCTCGGATATGAGCTACACCATGGACTTCGCCGCCGAGGAACCCGCCGGCCACATCCGCATCGAACGTGACGGCGCCCAGGTCTTCGTCGATCCCGAAGCGATCCCCTACATCCAGGGCAGCGAACTCGACTGGGTCGAAGAAAAACTCGCCAGCCGCTTCGTCTTCAACAACCCCAATGTGGTCGGCGCCTGCGGCTGCGGCGAATCCTTCAAGGTCGCCGACAAGTCCTAA
- a CDS encoding zinc ABC transporter substrate-binding protein — protein MHRHLAAFAFFLFASAPVAWAAEPPRIVASIPPVHSLVAAVAEGVSEPALLLRGGASPHAYSMAPSDARALQDADLVVWVGPSLETFLLRALRGNRAGREILTLVDLPTIKLLPARSGEAFETDPHDHSHAHDHGDDHGDDHGDARKGHDHADDESDDHDDHARSDGAQDHIDAHLWLDPANARAIVAAVADTLVRLDPERATAYRSNAARALAGLDELDGALGQILAPVRDRPFVVFHDAYQYLEDRYGLAVVGAITVAPDRKPGARRLRAIHDRIATTGATCVFAEPQFRPDVIATVIEGTTARAGVADPLGAELSPGPDLYGRLMTALASSLAACLTPTL, from the coding sequence GGGCCGCAGAGCCGCCGCGCATCGTCGCCTCGATCCCGCCGGTGCACAGCTTGGTTGCCGCGGTCGCCGAGGGCGTAAGCGAACCGGCACTCCTCCTGCGCGGCGGCGCCTCGCCCCACGCCTATTCGATGGCGCCGTCGGACGCTCGGGCGCTACAGGACGCCGATCTCGTCGTTTGGGTCGGCCCGAGTCTCGAAACGTTTCTGCTTCGGGCGTTGCGCGGCAACCGGGCAGGGCGCGAGATTCTCACCCTCGTCGACCTGCCGACGATCAAGCTTCTGCCCGCGCGTTCGGGTGAGGCGTTCGAGACCGATCCGCACGACCACAGTCACGCCCATGATCACGGCGATGATCACGGCGATGATCACGGCGACGCACGCAAAGGCCACGATCACGCCGACGACGAGTCGGATGATCATGACGATCATGCTAGGTCCGACGGTGCGCAGGATCACATCGACGCACACCTGTGGCTCGACCCGGCCAATGCGCGGGCGATCGTCGCGGCGGTCGCCGACACCCTGGTGCGGCTCGATCCTGAGCGCGCCACCGCCTACCGAAGCAATGCCGCCCGCGCCCTAGCTGGTCTCGACGAACTTGACGGCGCCCTCGGGCAAATCCTGGCACCCGTGCGCGACCGGCCCTTTGTCGTGTTCCACGATGCCTACCAATATCTCGAAGACCGCTACGGCCTGGCGGTGGTTGGCGCAATAACGGTGGCACCCGACCGCAAACCCGGTGCGCGGCGCCTACGCGCCATCCATGATCGGATCGCCACGACTGGCGCGACGTGTGTCTTCGCCGAACCGCAGTTCCGACCCGATGTGATCGCTACCGTGATCGAAGGTACGACGGCCCGCGCGGGTGTCGCCGACCCCCTCGGCGCCGAACTGTCGCCGGGCCCCGACCTCTATGGCCGTCTAATGACCGCCTTGGCATCGTCGCTCGCGGCGTGCCTGACGCCGACATTGTGA
- a CDS encoding cysteine desulfurase gives MASPAPTPANDAFDVARVRADFPILSQTVHGKPLVFLDSAASAQKPRAVIDAVRHCYEAEYANIHRGVYALSETATRNYEGTREKVRAFINARNTKEIVFVRGATEGINLVASSWGGANLKPGDEILVTALEHHSNIVPWQIVAEKTGAMVRAAPTDETGEFLFDRFADMLTPRTKIVAVTHASNAIGTVVPVKEVVAAAHARGIPVLLDGCQGIVHRGIDVQDVDCDFYVFSAHKLYGPSGIGVLYGKADLLDAMAPYQGGGDMIETVSIAKSTFAALPHKFEAGTPNIAGTVGMGAALDYVAAIGHDTILAHENDLLDYALERLRGLNDIQLIGTARVRASIVSFLIDGVHPHDAGTILDQAGIAVRVGHHCAQPLMDHFDIAGTVRASFAVYNTRADVDALVDGLHDVRKLFA, from the coding sequence ATGGCTAGTCCGGCACCGACCCCCGCCAACGACGCCTTCGACGTCGCACGGGTCCGTGCGGACTTCCCCATTCTATCGCAGACCGTACACGGCAAACCGCTGGTCTTCCTCGACAGTGCGGCCAGCGCGCAAAAGCCGCGGGCCGTGATCGACGCCGTGCGTCATTGCTACGAGGCCGAATACGCGAACATCCACCGCGGCGTCTACGCCCTCAGCGAAACCGCGACGCGCAATTACGAGGGCACGCGCGAGAAGGTCCGCGCCTTTATCAATGCGCGCAACACCAAGGAAATCGTCTTCGTGCGCGGTGCGACCGAAGGGATCAACCTCGTTGCGTCCAGTTGGGGCGGGGCCAATCTCAAGCCGGGCGACGAGATCCTCGTCACCGCTCTGGAACACCATTCCAATATCGTGCCCTGGCAAATCGTTGCCGAGAAGACCGGGGCAATGGTGCGCGCGGCCCCGACCGACGAGACTGGCGAATTTCTATTCGACCGTTTCGCGGACATGCTGACCCCGCGTACCAAGATCGTCGCGGTGACTCACGCCAGCAACGCCATCGGCACCGTCGTCCCGGTCAAGGAGGTCGTCGCGGCGGCCCACGCGCGGGGCATCCCGGTCCTGCTTGACGGGTGCCAGGGCATTGTCCACCGCGGCATCGATGTGCAGGACGTCGATTGCGACTTCTACGTGTTCTCGGCCCACAAACTCTACGGCCCTTCGGGGATCGGTGTGCTTTACGGCAAGGCCGACTTGCTGGATGCGATGGCACCCTACCAGGGCGGCGGCGACATGATCGAAACCGTCTCCATCGCCAAATCGACCTTCGCCGCGCTGCCGCACAAGTTCGAGGCCGGTACCCCCAATATCGCCGGCACGGTCGGGATGGGCGCGGCCCTCGACTACGTCGCGGCGATCGGCCACGACACCATTCTCGCCCACGAGAACGACTTGCTGGACTATGCGTTGGAGCGATTGCGCGGTCTGAACGATATTCAACTGATCGGCACCGCGCGGGTGCGCGCCAGCATCGTGTCGTTCCTGATCGACGGGGTGCACCCGCACGATGCCGGTACCATCCTCGACCAAGCCGGGATCGCGGTGCGGGTTGGCCACCACTGTGCCCAGCCCCTGATGGATCACTTTGATATCGCCGGGACGGTGCGTGCGTCGTTTGCCGTGTACAATACCCGCGCCGACGTCGACGCGTTGGTCGACGGTCTGCACGACGTTAGAAAGCTGTTCGCATGA
- a CDS encoding rhomboid family intramembrane serine protease, with protein sequence MALRDGQYRGEPPPRQPMLNLPPAVLALIGANVVVHGAMLLVPLDAVGWVLLHLAFIPVRYSVEGLGGWPAWAGPVTYQFLHGGWLHLGVNMVMLAAFGSALERSAGASRMLVLYVASGVAGAFVHFALFPVSNIPVVGASGSISGLFGAVLWLMARPDRFGRRALRFWPAALIWIGFSVAVGFTGMPGVADGQIAWAAHVGGFLAGIVAMIGMLAWARAKARRRPPG encoded by the coding sequence ATGGCTCTCCGTGACGGGCAATATCGGGGCGAACCGCCGCCGCGCCAGCCCATGCTCAACCTACCCCCTGCTGTTTTGGCGCTGATCGGCGCAAATGTTGTCGTGCATGGGGCGATGCTGCTGGTGCCTCTCGACGCCGTCGGCTGGGTGCTGCTCCATTTGGCCTTTATCCCGGTGCGCTACAGCGTCGAAGGTCTTGGCGGTTGGCCGGCGTGGGCTGGGCCGGTGACCTATCAATTCCTCCACGGCGGCTGGCTGCACCTGGGCGTCAACATGGTGATGCTGGCGGCGTTCGGCTCGGCGCTGGAACGATCGGCCGGGGCGTCGCGGATGCTGGTGCTCTATGTTGCTTCGGGTGTGGCCGGGGCGTTCGTCCATTTTGCACTATTTCCGGTGAGCAATATCCCCGTTGTCGGCGCGTCGGGCTCGATCAGCGGCCTGTTCGGGGCAGTGCTGTGGTTGATGGCGCGCCCGGACCGTTTTGGCCGCCGTGCGTTACGTTTTTGGCCGGCGGCGCTGATCTGGATCGGGTTTTCTGTCGCCGTCGGCTTTACCGGGATGCCCGGTGTTGCGGACGGTCAGATCGCCTGGGCCGCCCACGTCGGCGGGTTCCTTGCCGGGATCGTGGCGATGATAGGAATGCTGGCTTGGGCCCGGGCCAAGGCGCGGAGACGGCCGCCCGGCTAA
- the sufD gene encoding Fe-S cluster assembly protein SufD produces MSDRRITADFPFLESFEVVGARLSDAGGDWLQAARRDALARFGDRALPSRRVEAWKYTDLRDLAKTDFAAPDAPIGPALANRVKSIGAADAIRLVIANGRFDADLSNLGNLPDGARLVPMSVALQSVPDLIEAHVARVSALDGDGLLALNAAFMMDGYVLLLDEGTHVESTVELVFATDGGSGPVALHPRNMIVMGPDSAATLIETHLGDGVYWSNPVSEVVMGQGASLRRYKVQDESAAAFHLAQDRMTLQTGSHYRGFVGVFGARLSRQSVTATIEGADVQFDGAGAYLLRDSQHSDITTVVDHAVGGSRSRQVYKGVLDDSARGVFQGKVAVRRDAQKTDAHQLNNALLLSDRAEIDAKPELEIYADDVKCAHGATAGDLDENEMFYLQARGIDAVTARRLLVSAFVKAALDEIDRDGDRARFETLVDTWLERADG; encoded by the coding sequence ATGAGCGACCGCCGGATCACAGCCGATTTTCCGTTCCTCGAGTCGTTCGAGGTCGTTGGCGCGCGGTTGTCCGACGCCGGCGGCGACTGGCTGCAGGCCGCACGCCGCGATGCGCTCGCGCGTTTCGGCGATCGCGCGTTACCCTCGCGCAGGGTCGAAGCCTGGAAATACACCGACCTGCGCGATCTCGCGAAGACGGATTTTGCCGCGCCCGACGCCCCCATCGGCCCGGCTCTGGCAAACCGCGTCAAATCGATCGGCGCGGCGGATGCGATCCGCCTCGTGATCGCCAACGGGCGCTTCGATGCGGATCTGTCGAATCTCGGCAATCTCCCGGACGGCGCACGCCTGGTGCCGATGAGTGTTGCGCTGCAAAGCGTGCCAGACCTCATCGAAGCGCACGTCGCGCGCGTTTCGGCGTTGGACGGCGACGGCCTGTTGGCCCTCAATGCGGCCTTTATGATGGACGGCTACGTGTTGCTCCTCGACGAGGGCACCCATGTTGAGTCCACAGTCGAGCTCGTCTTCGCGACCGACGGCGGATCGGGCCCGGTCGCGCTGCACCCGCGCAACATGATCGTCATGGGGCCGGACAGCGCCGCCACGTTGATCGAGACCCATCTGGGCGACGGCGTCTATTGGTCCAATCCGGTCAGTGAAGTCGTCATGGGGCAGGGGGCCTCCTTGCGCCGTTACAAAGTCCAAGACGAAAGCGCGGCGGCCTTCCATCTCGCCCAGGACCGCATGACGCTACAGACCGGTAGCCACTACCGCGGGTTTGTTGGCGTCTTTGGCGCGCGACTGTCGCGTCAATCGGTAACCGCGACCATCGAGGGTGCCGACGTGCAGTTCGACGGGGCGGGCGCTTACTTGCTGCGCGACTCGCAGCACAGCGATATCACCACGGTGGTCGATCACGCCGTTGGCGGCAGTCGCAGCCGGCAGGTCTACAAGGGCGTTCTCGACGATTCGGCGCGCGGCGTGTTCCAGGGCAAAGTCGCGGTACGCCGCGATGCCCAGAAGACCGACGCGCACCAACTCAACAATGCACTGCTGTTGTCCGACCGCGCCGAGATCGACGCTAAGCCCGAACTCGAAATCTACGCCGACGACGTCAAGTGCGCCCACGGCGCCACGGCCGGCGATCTCGACGAGAACGAGATGTTCTACCTCCAGGCGCGCGGCATCGATGCCGTTACCGCACGGCGGTTGCTGGTCTCCGCCTTCGTCAAGGCCGCGCTCGACGAAATCGACCGCGATGGCGACCGTGCGCGCTTTGAAACCCTTGTGGATACTTGGTTGGAGCGCGCCGATGGCTAG
- a CDS encoding SUF system NifU family Fe-S cluster assembly protein, producing MSDLRDLYQEIILDHGKSPRNFGKPATFTAEADGYNPLCGDKVHIYVTLKDGRVEDVHFEGRGCAISMASASLMTEVLVGKTEAEARALFDKFHELVTTEHELVGDDDLDRLVVLGGVRQYPSRIKCATLAWHTFNNALTGTSAPAKTE from the coding sequence ATGAGCGATTTGCGCGATCTCTATCAGGAAATCATCCTGGACCACGGCAAGAGCCCGCGGAACTTCGGCAAACCGGCCACCTTCACGGCCGAGGCCGACGGCTATAATCCGCTCTGCGGCGACAAGGTGCACATCTACGTCACGCTCAAGGACGGCCGCGTCGAGGACGTCCATTTCGAAGGGCGCGGCTGCGCCATTTCGATGGCCTCCGCCTCGCTGATGACCGAGGTTCTCGTCGGCAAGACCGAGGCCGAAGCCCGCGCCCTGTTCGATAAGTTCCACGAACTCGTCACCACCGAACACGAGCTTGTCGGCGACGACGATCTCGATCGTCTGGTCGTCCTGGGCGGGGTGCGCCAGTATCCCTCGCGGATCAAATGCGCCACCCTTGCCTGGCACACCTTCAACAATGCCCTGACCGGCACGTCCGCGCCGGCAAAGACCGAATGA
- the sufB gene encoding Fe-S cluster assembly protein SufB, which translates to MANVSESETIGAATTERYKYGFVTDIESDTAPKGLDESTIHFISAKKEEPDWLLQWRLKAYRQWLEQGDEEPAWAKVSFPPIDYQDSYYYSAPKQAEKLNSLDEVDPKLLETYNKLGIPLQEQMMLAGVAVDAVFDSVSVATTFKEELSKHGVIFCPISEAVQKHPELVKKYLGSVVPVSDNFYATLNSAVFTDGSFVYVPEGVRCPMELSTYFRINAAQTGQFERTLIIADKGSYVSYLEGCTAPMRDEHQLHAAVVELVALDDAEIKYSTVQNWYPGDENGKGGIYNFVTKRGACRGRNAKISWTQVETGSAITWKYPSCILQGDNSVGEFYSIAITNNFQQADTGTKMIHLGKNTKSRIISKGISAGKAESTYRGLVKVMPGATGARNFTQCDSLLIGDTCGAHTVPYIEVRNKTAQVEHEATTSKISDEQLLYCRQRGLSAEDATTLIVNGFCRQVLQELPMEFAVEAQKLVGISLEGSVG; encoded by the coding sequence ATGGCTAACGTCAGCGAAAGCGAAACCATCGGCGCCGCGACCACCGAGCGCTACAAATACGGCTTCGTCACCGATATCGAATCCGATACCGCCCCCAAGGGGTTGGACGAAAGCACGATCCACTTCATTTCGGCCAAGAAGGAGGAGCCCGATTGGCTCCTCCAGTGGCGTCTCAAGGCCTATCGCCAGTGGCTAGAGCAGGGTGACGAGGAACCCGCCTGGGCAAAGGTGTCCTTCCCGCCGATCGACTATCAGGATTCCTACTACTACTCTGCGCCCAAACAGGCCGAGAAGCTGAACAGCCTGGATGAAGTCGATCCCAAACTGCTCGAGACCTACAACAAGCTTGGCATTCCGCTGCAGGAACAAATGATGCTGGCCGGCGTTGCGGTCGATGCGGTGTTCGACAGCGTTTCGGTCGCGACCACCTTCAAAGAGGAACTCAGCAAGCACGGCGTGATCTTCTGTCCGATTTCCGAGGCGGTGCAAAAGCACCCCGAGTTGGTCAAAAAGTATCTCGGCAGCGTCGTCCCGGTATCGGACAATTTCTACGCCACCTTGAACTCGGCCGTTTTTACCGATGGGTCCTTCGTCTATGTGCCCGAAGGGGTGCGCTGTCCGATGGAGTTGTCGACCTACTTCCGCATCAACGCGGCCCAGACCGGGCAGTTCGAACGGACACTCATCATCGCCGACAAAGGTTCCTACGTCAGTTACCTCGAAGGGTGCACGGCACCGATGCGCGACGAGCACCAGCTCCACGCGGCGGTGGTCGAGTTGGTCGCGTTGGACGACGCCGAAATCAAATACTCTACCGTGCAAAACTGGTATCCGGGCGACGAAAACGGCAAGGGCGGCATCTACAATTTCGTCACCAAGCGCGGCGCCTGCCGTGGCCGCAACGCGAAAATTTCCTGGACCCAGGTCGAAACCGGCTCGGCCATCACCTGGAAGTACCCCAGCTGCATTCTCCAGGGCGACAACTCGGTCGGCGAGTTCTACTCGATCGCGATCACCAACAACTTCCAGCAAGCCGATACCGGCACCAAGATGATTCACCTGGGCAAGAACACCAAGAGCCGAATCATCTCGAAGGGCATTTCCGCCGGTAAGGCCGAAAGCACTTATCGCGGTTTGGTCAAGGTGATGCCGGGCGCCACCGGCGCGCGGAACTTCACCCAGTGCGATTCGCTCTTGATCGGCGATACCTGCGGCGCCCACACCGTGCCCTATATCGAAGTGCGCAACAAAACCGCGCAGGTCGAGCACGAAGCCACAACCTCCAAGATCAGTGATGAACAGTTGCTGTATTGCCGCCAGCGCGGGCTGTCGGCGGAGGATGCCACAACCCTTATCGTCAACGGCTTTTGCCGTCAGGTGCTGCAAGAGCTCCCGATGGAGTTTGCCGTCGAAGCCCAAAAACTCGTCGGCATCAGCCTTGAAGGCAGCGTCGGCTAA